In a genomic window of Alkalinema sp. FACHB-956:
- a CDS encoding ParB/RepB/Spo0J family partition protein gives MMGKVGTNLLAGFQGVRENQELISLRAQVQELQEALAQARAGNLDEPQKADLDQRMEGLTAVLQQTGGVHEIALDLIDRDEAQPRTVFPKSTIQERMESLRYHGQKTPIIVIPGQDGRYRLFDGELRFRSAQKLQWTELKAVFLPEEEVTDARDLFEGQVITSIHSQRLHDLDLATALVRLAVEHHPTLQGQEDRFGTLLNTALRRLEREGKLSELAEIRLADPDRQTQWIEEAGFREFEEQQLFATILRLQLNPVSINSNVFPLLKLAEDLKEVIRTEGLESSKARELNRLSAEKLNQTEEKASQIRQQVTQDVIQNRLSLNETRKLVQQMIQAHNPQVRSAPSNDRWVKSVAAIEVDSIADAAILKELKAVLKAKLDEVSQALRK, from the coding sequence ATGATGGGAAAAGTGGGTACAAACTTGCTAGCAGGCTTCCAAGGCGTGCGTGAAAATCAGGAACTAATTTCCCTGCGCGCTCAAGTGCAGGAATTACAGGAAGCCCTAGCGCAAGCCCGTGCGGGCAACTTAGATGAACCCCAAAAGGCTGACTTAGACCAGCGCATGGAAGGGCTGACGGCAGTTCTGCAACAAACGGGAGGGGTTCATGAGATAGCCCTTGATTTAATCGATCGGGATGAAGCCCAACCCCGTACCGTTTTCCCAAAGAGCACCATTCAAGAACGGATGGAAAGCCTGCGCTACCATGGCCAAAAGACGCCGATCATTGTGATTCCGGGGCAGGATGGCCGCTATCGGCTATTTGATGGGGAATTGCGCTTTCGATCGGCCCAGAAGCTCCAGTGGACAGAATTAAAGGCGGTTTTTCTGCCAGAGGAAGAAGTCACTGACGCCCGTGATCTCTTTGAAGGGCAGGTGATCACGAGTATCCATTCCCAACGGCTCCATGATCTGGATCTGGCGACGGCTTTGGTGCGTCTAGCGGTGGAGCATCATCCAACGCTCCAAGGCCAAGAAGATCGCTTTGGTACTCTACTAAATACGGCATTGCGCCGACTGGAACGGGAGGGCAAGTTATCGGAACTAGCAGAGATTCGGCTTGCGGATCCCGATCGGCAAACCCAATGGATCGAAGAAGCTGGATTTCGCGAGTTTGAAGAACAGCAACTGTTTGCTACGATTTTGCGGTTGCAATTGAACCCGGTCTCGATTAATTCCAACGTTTTTCCACTCTTGAAGTTGGCGGAGGATCTGAAGGAAGTCATTCGTACGGAAGGGCTGGAAAGCAGCAAAGCCAGAGAACTAAACCGTCTGTCTGCGGAAAAGCTGAACCAAACCGAAGAAAAAGCGAGTCAAATTCGTCAGCAGGTGACCCAGGACGTGATCCAAAATCGGTTGTCGCTGAATGAAACTCGGAAGTTAGTGCAACAAATGATTCAGGCCCATAATCCCCAAGTTCGATCTGCTCCAAGTAACGATCGCTGGGTCAAGAGTGTTGCCGCGATCGAAGTAGATAGTATTGCTGATGCTGCTATTTTGAAAGAACTCAAAGCGGTGTTAAAAGCCAAATTGGATGAGGTAAGCCAAGCATTGCGCAAGTAG
- a CDS encoding ParA family protein, whose protein sequence is MAAAKSGKNQIRIMIGSNAGGSGKTTTSVHLAYGLGKRGYKVTIVELDYSGSLSSFTGLPMNPTEDQSIATVLHKSFKGNYPLQPVWSNKLSTVTAIQGGEAIRDCIREVPINARGHYTLQDRLLDYPLEADVVIFDTPASLEPMGVMALAASTHVLSPIKPEIKDAQGLFGFLRWYDTTIEELRLRPQPDILGFVPMRVDYMNSGTHRDVLGVDRKGQTQSNIDVATTLPGLLDSVGIHCFPPVKESKNYLRACVDGLPLPLYRPGLPAAQDFDPIIDRIIQLLKS, encoded by the coding sequence ATGGCCGCAGCCAAATCTGGAAAAAATCAAATCCGCATTATGATCGGCAGTAATGCTGGCGGTTCTGGCAAAACGACAACGTCGGTACACCTAGCCTATGGATTGGGCAAACGGGGCTATAAGGTGACGATCGTAGAACTAGATTATTCTGGTTCGCTCAGCTCCTTTACGGGATTGCCCATGAACCCCACGGAAGATCAGTCGATCGCGACCGTCCTCCACAAAAGCTTTAAGGGGAACTACCCGCTGCAACCTGTGTGGTCGAATAAACTGTCTACCGTTACGGCGATTCAGGGGGGTGAAGCGATTCGGGATTGTATTCGGGAAGTCCCGATTAATGCCCGAGGCCACTACACCCTCCAGGATCGGTTACTGGACTATCCCCTGGAAGCGGATGTCGTTATTTTTGATACGCCAGCCTCCCTGGAACCCATGGGAGTTATGGCACTGGCCGCAAGTACCCATGTGCTGTCACCGATTAAACCGGAAATTAAAGATGCTCAGGGGCTTTTCGGCTTTTTGCGCTGGTACGATACGACGATCGAAGAATTGCGGTTACGCCCCCAACCGGACATTCTAGGGTTTGTGCCCATGCGGGTCGATTACATGAATAGTGGAACCCATCGGGATGTCCTGGGGGTCGATCGTAAGGGGCAGACCCAAAGCAATATTGATGTCGCTACGACTTTACCAGGACTGCTGGATAGTGTGGGGATTCATTGTTTCCCGCCGGTGAAGGAATCGAAAAATTACCTCCGAGCCTGCGTCGATGGTTTGCCCCTACCGCTCTACCGTCCCGGTTTACCTGCGGCTCAGGATTTTGATCCCATCATCGATCGCATTATTCAACTGTTGAAGTCATAG
- a CDS encoding site-specific integrase translates to MQDPDLPDSSSETALRWSAEPILPIVIVPLETEGEQESDPAVNVSLEPHLQLIEQFLQAKSAGSTQKAYRHQLLKFATHLEAMENSLDPTKKRSQLWETVTAEAIRKYILALRQAGQKPTSIKQTLSAIQSFYKWLRQQGHYPATQALPTDLIDRRLLDRR, encoded by the coding sequence ATGCAAGACCCTGATCTTCCAGATTCCTCAAGCGAAACGGCTTTGCGCTGGTCAGCCGAGCCGATTCTTCCGATCGTCATTGTTCCGCTGGAAACAGAGGGAGAACAAGAGAGCGATCCTGCTGTCAATGTGTCACTAGAGCCGCACCTGCAACTCATTGAGCAATTTCTCCAAGCAAAATCCGCTGGCAGCACCCAAAAAGCCTACCGCCACCAGCTCCTGAAATTTGCGACCCATCTGGAAGCGATGGAAAATTCCCTAGATCCAACTAAAAAACGGTCACAACTCTGGGAGACCGTGACCGCTGAAGCGATTCGAAAATATATCCTTGCACTCCGCCAAGCAGGCCAAAAGCCGACTTCCATCAAGCAAACCCTGAGTGCAATTCAGTCGTTTTATAAATGGCTACGGCAACAGGGTCACTATCCCGCCACCCAAGCGTTACCGACGGATTTAATCGATCGTCGTCTGCTCGATCGCCGCTAG
- a CDS encoding alcohol dehydrogenase catalytic domain-containing protein, translated as MQGLWLQDQQLTLRDDLPLPEPAPNEARIRVLRAGICNTDLELLRGYYPYQGILGHEFVGIVDRGPEHLINQRVVGEINAACGHCDCCQRGMPTHCRNRSVLGIVNHNGAFADYLCLPVQNLHLVPDTISTEAATFTEPLAAALEILEQVTITANDRVLVVGDGKLGQLVAQTLALTGCELLAVGRHADKLANLSDRGIATALADQVTPSIYDVAVECTGNPSGFETARRSLRPRGTIVLKSTYAGQLSLDMSAIVVDELTIVGSRCGPFAPALDLLAQGKVDVTPLIQARYPLSQGLAAFDQAQQKGTLKVLLEMS; from the coding sequence ATGCAAGGACTTTGGCTACAAGATCAACAACTCACCCTACGGGATGATCTACCACTACCAGAACCCGCTCCCAACGAAGCCCGAATTCGAGTTCTGCGGGCAGGAATTTGCAATACCGATTTGGAACTGCTGCGCGGCTACTATCCCTACCAAGGTATTCTGGGTCATGAGTTCGTTGGCATCGTCGATCGCGGGCCAGAGCACTTGATTAATCAGCGGGTCGTCGGGGAAATTAATGCCGCTTGCGGGCATTGCGATTGCTGTCAGCGGGGAATGCCCACCCATTGCCGCAATCGATCGGTGCTGGGAATTGTCAACCACAATGGCGCATTTGCCGATTACCTCTGTCTTCCAGTGCAAAATCTACACCTTGTGCCCGACACCATTTCCACCGAAGCCGCTACCTTTACGGAACCCCTAGCCGCCGCCCTGGAAATCCTAGAACAGGTCACGATTACGGCCAACGATCGGGTGCTTGTGGTGGGCGATGGCAAGTTAGGGCAACTGGTGGCGCAAACGCTGGCCTTAACCGGATGCGAATTACTGGCAGTGGGACGCCACGCCGACAAACTCGCCAATTTGAGCGATCGGGGAATTGCCACTGCCTTGGCTGATCAAGTGACTCCAAGCATCTATGATGTTGCGGTGGAATGTACCGGAAATCCCAGCGGCTTTGAAACAGCCCGTCGATCGCTGCGGCCTCGGGGCACGATCGTGCTGAAGAGTACCTATGCAGGGCAGTTAAGTCTAGATATGTCCGCGATCGTGGTGGATGAATTAACGATCGTCGGTTCCCGGTGTGGCCCCTTTGCCCCGGCGCTGGATCTCCTCGCCCAGGGCAAAGTTGATGTCACCCCTCTGATTCAAGCTCGGTATCCCCTGAGCCAAGGACTCGCCGCCTTTGACCAAGCCCAACAAAAAGGTACACTCAAAGTTTTATTAGAAATGAGCTAG
- a CDS encoding histidine kinase dimerization/phosphoacceptor domain -containing protein: MLNQELNPFQLQVKALQYQFSVAHDVLNHQELDNQCLSILVEHSQDMISLASLKGEIIYLNPAGKALVGLHHDFTQRTLPAQAFFSPEDFFEVQAVLANLPEQGSIHQELWLRHFQTQERIPVACHAFCVPHPETGEPIGFGSINRDNRPQRQTEAQLRQLLAEKEQLLQEKESLLQEVHHRVKNNLQIIASLINLQQHTLSDPMAIAALQTSQTRIQSLAMVYERLDESDSFAQLNLADYIPELTQYLCHTDAFAHPVVTQFDLVPIGLSADAAIACGLILHELIDNVIHHAFPDQIVRTLTIQLRAIAQSTDLGTLCRIRLQDNGIGLPEDVNPHQSETLGFQLIISLLQKLRGTLEYDRGLNCFQLTFPIDA, encoded by the coding sequence ATGCTGAATCAAGAACTCAATCCCTTTCAGCTACAGGTGAAAGCGTTGCAATATCAGTTTTCAGTTGCCCATGATGTGTTGAATCATCAGGAACTGGATAATCAGTGCTTAAGCATCTTGGTTGAACACAGTCAGGATATGATTTCCCTCGCCTCGCTCAAGGGTGAGATTATTTATCTCAATCCAGCCGGAAAAGCGCTAGTGGGGCTGCATCATGATTTCACTCAGCGTACGCTTCCGGCTCAAGCATTTTTTAGTCCAGAAGATTTTTTTGAAGTTCAGGCGGTTTTAGCGAACTTGCCGGAACAGGGGAGTATTCACCAGGAACTCTGGTTGCGCCACTTCCAAACCCAAGAGCGCATTCCGGTTGCTTGCCATGCCTTTTGTGTTCCCCATCCTGAAACGGGAGAACCGATCGGGTTTGGTTCGATCAATCGTGATAACCGTCCTCAACGACAAACCGAAGCGCAGTTGAGGCAACTTCTAGCGGAAAAAGAGCAGCTGTTACAGGAAAAAGAAAGCCTGCTCCAGGAAGTGCACCATCGCGTCAAAAATAATCTGCAAATCATCGCAAGCTTGATCAACTTGCAACAGCATACACTGAGTGACCCAATGGCGATTGCTGCCCTGCAAACGAGTCAAACTCGGATTCAGTCCCTGGCCATGGTGTATGAGCGCCTAGATGAATCCGATAGCTTCGCGCAACTCAACTTGGCTGACTATATTCCGGAACTAACCCAGTACCTGTGTCACACGGATGCATTCGCCCACCCAGTAGTCACTCAGTTTGATTTAGTGCCAATTGGGTTGTCGGCAGATGCCGCGATCGCCTGTGGATTGATTCTGCATGAGCTAATCGACAATGTGATTCACCATGCTTTTCCAGATCAAATAGTTAGGACTCTAACTATTCAGCTTCGTGCGATTGCTCAGTCTACGGATTTAGGCACCCTATGTCGGATCCGTCTACAGGATAATGGCATTGGTTTGCCGGAAGATGTCAATCCGCATCAAAGCGAAACCCTGGGGTTTCAGTTAATCATCTCGCTTCTGCAAAAACTCCGTGGCACGTTGGAGTACGATCGCGGATTGAACTGTTTCCAACTTACCTTCCCGATCGATGCTTAG
- a CDS encoding helix-turn-helix transcriptional regulator has product MARKPKPKPTPSEALAPKAKPNPAASPTSAKMPDSKPDTLPKASPDLFEHSRATRMASALPIWEASNILTQRKHLPWAPDPNGKLYYAKDIGNGQGALHFWVTEDLETEHPSTLAGAAALAVIDTFDIRAACMHLIYAAHAAQLDRPWEQELVITDQQIEAYLGLKKRTDKNRQEKLALIEEIAKQPCKITTFISWPRQGKVKGFTIEEGRLWHILGTRYHYQETLFGKKELTGITFVVRPGLWTRYFLNEEGQREKTAFYQQGYLAQDVLEGVMSVWQHREGAARLMVWLMFQTQFSQRSPLTVEMLMEIAYGREKVDLATTNSEARKKLVNTWDDDLLALHDRGWELQFDAETYPPEIQPLGFGRSNYQRPRGFFDHLLKAQLWIRRQDGKDLRLAAAETPHSVPAGSDLVSDSSIILTGQQVKALRTERNWSQRKLAAFSGISQGLISLIESGERSITADTEAILKRVFELDLPAN; this is encoded by the coding sequence ATGGCTCGCAAACCCAAACCCAAACCCACGCCATCAGAAGCCTTAGCCCCCAAAGCTAAGCCTAATCCGGCTGCATCCCCGACTTCTGCCAAAATGCCCGACAGCAAACCCGATACCCTGCCCAAGGCCAGCCCCGACCTATTTGAACATAGTCGCGCGACTCGCATGGCCTCGGCCCTGCCCATCTGGGAAGCCAGCAACATCCTCACCCAACGGAAACACCTCCCCTGGGCCCCCGATCCCAACGGCAAACTCTACTACGCCAAGGATATTGGAAACGGTCAAGGAGCCTTACACTTTTGGGTCACAGAAGATTTAGAAACCGAGCATCCCTCCACCTTAGCCGGAGCCGCTGCCCTCGCGGTAATCGATACCTTTGATATTCGCGCGGCCTGTATGCATTTGATCTACGCCGCCCACGCCGCCCAGCTCGATCGCCCCTGGGAACAGGAACTCGTCATCACCGACCAGCAGATCGAAGCCTACCTAGGACTGAAAAAACGCACCGATAAAAACCGGCAGGAAAAGCTAGCCCTCATCGAAGAAATTGCCAAACAACCCTGCAAAATTACCACCTTTATTTCCTGGCCGCGTCAGGGCAAAGTCAAAGGCTTCACCATTGAAGAAGGCCGACTCTGGCACATTTTAGGAACCCGTTATCACTATCAAGAAACGCTCTTCGGCAAAAAAGAATTAACGGGCATTACCTTTGTGGTGCGTCCAGGATTGTGGACAAGGTATTTCCTGAACGAAGAAGGACAGCGGGAAAAAACCGCCTTTTATCAGCAGGGCTATCTTGCCCAGGATGTCTTAGAAGGCGTGATGAGCGTCTGGCAACACCGAGAAGGGGCCGCTCGGTTAATGGTTTGGCTCATGTTCCAAACACAGTTCAGCCAACGATCGCCCCTGACTGTGGAAATGCTAATGGAAATAGCCTACGGTCGGGAAAAAGTTGATCTTGCGACCACTAATAGTGAAGCTCGCAAAAAGTTAGTCAACACTTGGGATGATGATTTGCTAGCCCTCCACGATCGGGGTTGGGAATTGCAATTTGACGCCGAAACCTATCCACCCGAAATTCAGCCCTTGGGCTTTGGACGTAGCAACTACCAACGGCCTCGGGGCTTTTTTGATCACCTTCTGAAAGCCCAACTGTGGATTCGACGACAGGATGGCAAGGATCTCCGGCTAGCGGCAGCAGAAACGCCCCATTCCGTTCCAGCGGGCAGCGACCTTGTTTCAGACAGCTCCATCATCCTGACAGGACAACAGGTGAAAGCCCTGCGCACCGAACGCAATTGGAGTCAACGCAAACTGGCCGCCTTCAGCGGGATCAGCCAAGGCTTAATTTCGCTGATTGAAAGTGGAGAGCGATCGATTACGGCGGATACTGAGGCCATCCTGAAACGGGTTTTCGAACTCGACCTCCCTGCCAACTGA
- a CDS encoding HEAT repeat domain-containing protein, with protein sequence MDLDQIKVSLQSEDPQDRMRGLTALRHFDAEVAAPILMTQVDDTEMIVRSFVVMGLGYKQTEAGFTKLLQVMEEDVEANVRAEAAGALGKYGSISIPHLVKYFEQDQHWLAQISTILALADLQCPEILLDICQRALQTPESAIRTTAIDQLPTFVGTAYQEKALLLLLSQAQDPDWSIRRNVAKSLRAFADDRARAQLIAFQRDADHRVVAASLENLI encoded by the coding sequence ATGGATCTCGATCAAATCAAGGTGAGTTTGCAGAGTGAAGATCCCCAGGATCGGATGCGTGGATTAACGGCCCTACGTCACTTTGATGCAGAAGTAGCTGCACCAATCTTGATGACTCAAGTGGATGACACAGAAATGATTGTCAGATCCTTTGTAGTTATGGGGCTGGGGTACAAGCAAACCGAAGCAGGATTTACCAAGCTGCTTCAAGTCATGGAAGAAGATGTAGAAGCGAACGTGCGGGCCGAGGCTGCCGGGGCTCTGGGTAAATATGGATCGATCTCCATTCCCCACCTCGTCAAGTATTTTGAGCAGGATCAACACTGGCTGGCACAAATTAGCACGATCCTTGCCCTGGCTGATCTGCAATGTCCTGAGATTCTGCTCGATATCTGTCAGCGGGCTTTGCAGACGCCAGAATCGGCGATTCGAACCACAGCGATCGATCAATTACCGACCTTTGTTGGGACGGCATACCAGGAAAAGGCTTTATTGCTGTTGCTGAGCCAAGCCCAGGATCCGGACTGGTCGATTCGCCGCAATGTGGCAAAATCCCTACGCGCCTTTGCCGACGATCGGGCGAGGGCGCAACTCATAGCCTTCCAACGGGATGCCGATCACCGAGTTGTGGCCGCTAGCCTAGAAAATCTGATTTAA
- a CDS encoding TonB-dependent siderophore receptor, protein MNRYQLVTALGLAGTIALLAASLSEAKEEPSPRSSSASLHRIADLQTAQTQAQSLLAQTEQASVIPVTEVQVTPTETGVQILLITGQAGQLQAEMRSEANTFIADIPNAVLKLREGSSFQVDNPTTAIQSITVRQGENNQVEIRAIGKTERPIVDIQTQYSPPTAQATPAEEGEEEIVITADQAPSYRVPSASTATGTDTRILDAPVAIQVVPKDVIRDQQATRLEEVTRNVSGVTFSGENFGRGGRFSIRGFDDAPVLRDGFRNYGFSQATPEVANLEQVEVLKGPASILYGEIQPGGVLNLVSKKPLSKPFAELELQLGSRNFVQPRLDLSGPVNSEGTVLYRLNALFQNNDGFRDYEKNIIRSFVAPSLAVKINPQTDLNLSLEYLSEDRPADLGIAAVGNRVGNVDREQIVNEPDDAISTNYVNVGYNLEHRFNPHWKIRNAFRYTFYGYDYNVIALPLFVDNAGLVDRFYASQEGESHSYTMQTNVVGQFATGALEHTLLFGVDLNHSDTREFSVLDPTTLTTLDIFNPVYGQLAKPNEADLFDFGGRSLKSDRLGIYLQDQIAIQKNLKLLLGVRYDAVTQKAEALPGLAVDANETEITSTAWTPRFGLLYQPTESLSFYGSYSRSFTPSSSTTVNGVPLEPERGEGWEVGIKTELFNKKLLATLAYFDVKKQNVAVPDPNFPLAFISSGEQRSRGVELDLAGEILPGWKFIASYAYINAEVTQDSDPSLIGNRLFGVPEHSASLWTTYEVQQGSLQGLGVGIGFNYVGDRQGDLDNSYQADGYFVTNAAIFYRRNNWRLGLNFKNIGNVNYIESVQNVRASRNYFGEPFTVIGSFSVQF, encoded by the coding sequence ATGAATCGATATCAACTTGTAACGGCTTTAGGCTTGGCAGGGACGATCGCGCTGCTGGCAGCTTCTCTGAGTGAGGCTAAAGAAGAACCTTCGCCCCGATCGTCCAGCGCCTCCCTCCATCGCATTGCTGATCTACAAACCGCACAAACCCAGGCCCAATCCCTACTGGCACAGACGGAGCAGGCCAGCGTGATTCCTGTGACGGAGGTTCAGGTTACCCCAACGGAAACGGGAGTCCAAATTCTTCTGATCACAGGACAGGCAGGGCAACTACAAGCAGAAATGCGCAGTGAAGCCAATACATTCATTGCAGATATTCCCAACGCTGTATTGAAACTGCGGGAAGGGTCAAGTTTCCAAGTTGATAATCCAACAACAGCCATCCAATCGATTACTGTTAGACAAGGTGAAAACAATCAAGTTGAAATTCGTGCGATCGGGAAAACGGAACGGCCGATCGTAGACATACAAACGCAATATAGCCCACCCACCGCCCAGGCAACGCCTGCGGAGGAAGGAGAAGAGGAAATTGTCATTACGGCTGACCAAGCCCCCAGCTACCGTGTCCCCAGTGCATCCACAGCCACCGGAACGGACACCCGTATTCTGGATGCTCCGGTAGCCATTCAGGTTGTGCCTAAGGATGTCATTCGCGATCAGCAAGCCACGCGGCTTGAAGAAGTGACCCGTAACGTGAGTGGTGTTACGTTTTCCGGCGAGAACTTTGGACGAGGTGGACGGTTTAGTATTCGGGGCTTTGATGATGCCCCTGTGCTGCGGGACGGGTTCCGGAACTATGGGTTCTCGCAAGCCACCCCAGAAGTAGCCAATTTGGAGCAGGTGGAAGTGCTGAAGGGGCCTGCTTCGATTCTCTACGGGGAAATTCAGCCCGGTGGTGTACTTAACCTCGTCTCCAAAAAGCCGTTGTCCAAACCCTTTGCAGAACTGGAATTGCAACTGGGAAGCCGTAATTTTGTCCAGCCTCGCTTAGATCTATCCGGGCCTGTCAATTCCGAGGGAACGGTGCTCTATCGTCTCAATGCACTGTTCCAAAATAATGATGGATTCCGCGATTACGAGAAAAATATTATTCGATCGTTCGTTGCACCCAGCTTGGCGGTTAAAATTAATCCCCAAACAGACTTGAATTTATCACTAGAATATCTCAGTGAAGATCGACCTGCGGACTTGGGAATTGCAGCCGTCGGCAATAGGGTCGGCAATGTCGATCGTGAACAAATTGTTAACGAACCCGATGATGCTATTTCGACCAATTACGTCAATGTTGGGTATAACTTAGAACATCGGTTTAACCCCCATTGGAAAATTCGTAATGCTTTCCGTTATACCTTCTACGGCTATGACTACAACGTGATTGCCTTGCCGCTGTTTGTGGATAATGCGGGCTTAGTCGATCGCTTCTATGCCTCCCAGGAAGGGGAAAGCCATTCCTATACGATGCAAACGAACGTGGTGGGTCAGTTTGCGACAGGTGCGTTAGAGCATACTTTGCTGTTTGGCGTGGATTTAAACCACAGCGATACTCGGGAATTTTCAGTCCTTGATCCGACCACGCTGACGACTTTGGATATTTTCAATCCTGTTTATGGGCAATTGGCTAAGCCCAATGAGGCAGATCTGTTTGATTTTGGGGGACGGAGCCTCAAGTCCGATCGCTTAGGGATTTATTTACAAGACCAAATTGCCATTCAGAAAAACCTGAAGCTCCTTCTAGGCGTGCGCTACGATGCCGTGACCCAAAAGGCGGAAGCGCTACCCGGTTTAGCCGTTGATGCCAATGAAACTGAAATTACCAGTACCGCTTGGACACCCCGATTTGGATTGCTTTATCAACCCACGGAATCCCTATCGTTCTATGGCAGTTATTCCCGATCGTTTACGCCTAGTTCTAGCACAACGGTGAATGGTGTTCCCCTGGAACCAGAACGGGGTGAAGGCTGGGAAGTCGGTATCAAAACAGAATTGTTCAATAAAAAGTTGCTGGCAACCTTGGCCTATTTTGATGTGAAAAAACAAAATGTGGCGGTACCCGATCCCAATTTTCCCTTGGCCTTTATTTCCAGTGGGGAACAGCGTAGCCGAGGGGTTGAATTGGATCTTGCTGGCGAAATTCTGCCTGGTTGGAAGTTTATTGCATCCTATGCGTACATCAATGCAGAAGTCACCCAGGACAGTGATCCCAGCTTAATCGGCAATCGTCTGTTCGGCGTGCCGGAACACAGTGCCAGCCTTTGGACGACCTATGAAGTTCAGCAGGGCAGTTTGCAAGGGCTGGGCGTTGGCATTGGATTTAATTACGTGGGCGATCGGCAGGGTGATCTGGATAACAGCTACCAAGCAGATGGCTATTTTGTGACCAATGCCGCAATTTTTTATCGGCGCAATAACTGGCGACTAGGCTTGAATTTCAAGAACATCGGCAATGTGAATTACATTGAGTCGGTGCAAAATGTGCGGGCTTCTAGAAATTACTTTGGTGAACCCTTTACTGTGATTGGTTCGTTCTCAGTACAATTCTAG